A window of the Carassius gibelio isolate Cgi1373 ecotype wild population from Czech Republic chromosome B16, carGib1.2-hapl.c, whole genome shotgun sequence genome harbors these coding sequences:
- the si:dkeyp-69b9.3 gene encoding myocardin isoform X2, which produces MTLLASERSLLIRNKFRSVLQLRIQNRRQQNELNAESGTKASVPDKVREKEASSGLRQTEDGATQKSPPSGLTAQTEPDRGYRGAHRQKKARLAEDLSKKIQSQPGPLELLQRHILPLENTASLPSDVFEDDNYSSASASPEQLGMHQSPGLSSSPGQGGDQSLSDVSSVATPISPNSVQCRLALLPGTEGISQPMTMTVTGSNSISTTGRPKGMYMPSQTPPLLPKTAQPSAPPSHSILGGSLTSSRPPRPRKPRDSKPKMRKLKYHQYIPPDQRTGTGSGAGSASQKNNSSQSPPTDSSQSHLLQKQQVFLQLQVLNQQQQLPVTNSENHQKISGTTPQSSPKSGTPSTNPSTPDTSPIHQAELLPLNLDDLTVSVLRQQLRKRGLPVSGTKPALLERLRPFQMPRPSLTPAPLCQLGAKLESTHPASLKQLPTSLDPSANPAPMYINPSGLAEQSLGSDSYLTSPSSAGSSPNLHRSSPPMPSGTTWRPGQAVDELSVELEMRERIRSRPRGGAKDTQLCESSLHPFLQQETGCTRGKPDTGGQELLFSYCAGDGKVNCCQLCDVIGQDFDLPMQITASPAQASPTVRSLEEELQEAIQRVQMDPNQSIDDILDETISCSDNSSLITDFQSATTILSGSSPAPQPDQSQSTKRQKDYNFLSSPLCSSLLLELPPSPNNGPPLSSTPAPLPPPPICTTPPSSSLSRKRRSEVPDFDPADWLESLTSGLQPLTPPTAPFLESNFGLDSDLNVNRVLDLMVEQW; this is translated from the exons ATGACCTTGCTGGCGTCTGAGAGGTCACTGCTCATCCGCAATAAGTTTCGCTCAG TTCTGCAGTTGAGAATACAGAACCGCAGACAGCAGAATGAACTTAATGCAGAGTCtg GTACAAAGGCCTCCGTCCCTGATAAAGTTAGGGAGAAAGAAGCCAGCAGTGGTTTG CGTCAGACTGAAGATGGTGCCACTCAGAAGTCGCCCCCTAGTGGTCTGACTGCTCAAACTGAACCAG ACAGGGGTTATAGAGGAGCTCACAGGCAAAAGAAGGCCCGTCTGGCTGAGGATCTGAGTAAGAAAATCCAGAGTCAGCCTGGACCACTTGAACTCTTGCAGAGGCATATTCTGCCTCTAGAGAACA CTGCTTCATTGCCATCAGATGTCTTTGAAGATGACAACTACTCGTCTGCCTCTGCATCTCCCGAGCAACTCGGGATGCACCAGTCTCCTGGCTTATCATCATCACCTGGGCAAGGAGGTGACCAATCGCTGAGTGATGTGTCATCTGTTGCTACGCCCATCAGCCCAAACAGTGTACAG TGTAGATTGGCATTGCTCCCGGGAACCGAGGGCATCAGCCAACCAATGACCATGACTGTAACAGGGTCAAACTCCATATCAACAACTGGGAGACCCAAAGGGATGTACATGCCCTCCCAGACACCACCACTGCTGCCAAAG ACAGCacagccttcagctccaccttcTCATTCCATTCTGGGTGGGTCCTTAACTTCATCCCGCCCTCCGCGGCCACGAAAGCCTCGCGATTCAAAACCTAAAATGAGGAAGTTGAAATATCATCAGTACATTCCCCCAGATCAAAGGACGGGGACTGGAAGCGGAGCAGGAAGTGCTTCACAAAAGAATAATAGTAGTCAGTCTCCACCCACTGACTCCTCTCAGTCCCACCTCTTGCAAAAACAGCAGGTGTTCTTACAACTACAAGTTCTTAACCAGCAACAACAGCTCCCTGTGACAAACAG TGAGAACCATCAGAAGATTTCTGGAACTACGCCTCAAAGTTCCCCTAAATCTGGAACACCATCAACAAACCCGTCTACTCCTGATACAAGTCCCATTCACCAGGCAGAGTTACTGCCCTTAAACCTTGATGACTTAACA GTGTCAGTTCTTCGGCAGCAGTTGCGGAAACGTGGACTCCCAGTTTCTGGCACTAAGCCTGCATTATTAGAGAGACTTCGTCCTTTCCAGATGCCTCGTCCCTCATTAACACCTGCGCCGCTTTGCCAGCTAGGGGCCAAGCTAGAGTCAACCCACCCTGCCAGCCTCAAACAACTCCCTACCAGCTTAGACCCCTCCGCCAACCCTGCACCAATGTACATCAACCCTTCGGGTTTAGCAGAGCAAAGCCTAGGTAGTGATAGTTACCTCACTTCTCCTTCATCTGCTGGCTCCAGCCCAAACTTACATAGATCCTCCCCTCCAATGCCCTCTGGTACTACTTGGAGGCCAGGCCAGGCAGTAGATGAACTTAGTGTGGAGCTGGAAATGAGAGAGAGGATTAGGAGCAGACCAAGAGGAGGAGCAAAGGacactcag ctgtgcGAAAGTTCCCTTCATCCCTTCCTGCAACAGGAGACAGGATGCACCAGAGGGAAACCAGACACAGGTGGACAGGAACTGCTCTTTTCGTACTGTGCTGGTGATGGAAAA GTGAACTGCTGCCAGCTTTGTGATGTGATTGGTCAAGACTTCGATTTGCCCATGCAGATCACTGCCAGTCCAGCACAAGCATCACCCACTGTTCGGAGTCTGGAAGAGGAACTACAGGAGGCCATTCAAAGAGTGCAG ATGGACCCTAATCAATCCATAGATGACATTTTGGACGAGACTATTAGTTGTTCAG ataactCTTCACTGATCACAGACTTCCAGTCAGCCACTACCATCCTTTCAGGCTCTTCCCCTGCCCCACAGCCTGACCAATCACAGTCCACCAAGCGCCAAAAAGACTACAACTTCCTGTCCTCTCCTCTGTGCTCTTCGCTTCTTTTAGAGCTTCCTCCCTCACCTAACAATGGTCCACCCCTCAGTTCAACACCAGCTCCCCTTCCTCCTCCCCCCATCTGCACCACTCCACCATCCAGCTCACTGTCCAGGAAAAGAAGGTCAGAGGTTCCTGATTTTGACCCCGCTGATTGGCTGGAGTCCTTGACCTCTGGCCTGCAACCGCTAACGCCCCCCACCGCCCCATTTCTAGAGAGCAATTTTGGCCTTGACTCAGACCTGAACGTCAACAGAGTCCTTGACCTGATGGTGGAGCAATGGTGA
- the si:dkeyp-69b9.3 gene encoding myocardin isoform X3: MHQSPGLSSSPGQGGDQSLSDVSSVATPISPNSVQQCRLALLPGTEGISQPMTMTVTGSNSISTTGRPKGMYMPSQTPPLLPKTAQPSAPPSHSILGGSLTSSRPPRPRKPRDSKPKMRKLKYHQYIPPDQRTGTGSGAGSASQKNNSSQSPPTDSSQSHLLQKQQVFLQLQVLNQQQQLPVTNSENHQKISGTTPQSSPKSGTPSTNPSTPDTSPIHQAELLPLNLDDLTVSVLRQQLRKRGLPVSGTKPALLERLRPFQMPRPSLTPAPLCQLGAKLESTHPASLKQLPTSLDPSANPAPMYINPSGLAEQSLGSDSYLTSPSSAGSSPNLHRSSPPMPSGTTWRPGQAVDELSVELEMRERIRSRPRGGAKDTQLCESSLHPFLQQETGCTRGKPDTGGQELLFSYCAGDGKVNCCQLCDVIGQDFDLPMQITASPAQASPTVRSLEEELQEAIQRVQMDPNQSIDDILDETISCSDNSSLITDFQSATTILSGSSPAPQPDQSQSTKRQKDYNFLSSPLCSSLLLELPPSPNNGPPLSSTPAPLPPPPICTTPPSSSLSRKRRSEVPDFDPADWLESLTSGLQPLTPPTAPFLESNFGLDSDLNVNRVLDLMVEQW; encoded by the exons ATGCACCAGTCTCCTGGCTTATCATCATCACCTGGGCAAGGAGGTGACCAATCGCTGAGTGATGTGTCATCTGTTGCTACGCCCATCAGCCCAAACAGTGTACAG CAGTGTAGATTGGCATTGCTCCCGGGAACCGAGGGCATCAGCCAACCAATGACCATGACTGTAACAGGGTCAAACTCCATATCAACAACTGGGAGACCCAAAGGGATGTACATGCCCTCCCAGACACCACCACTGCTGCCAAAG ACAGCacagccttcagctccaccttcTCATTCCATTCTGGGTGGGTCCTTAACTTCATCCCGCCCTCCGCGGCCACGAAAGCCTCGCGATTCAAAACCTAAAATGAGGAAGTTGAAATATCATCAGTACATTCCCCCAGATCAAAGGACGGGGACTGGAAGCGGAGCAGGAAGTGCTTCACAAAAGAATAATAGTAGTCAGTCTCCACCCACTGACTCCTCTCAGTCCCACCTCTTGCAAAAACAGCAGGTGTTCTTACAACTACAAGTTCTTAACCAGCAACAACAGCTCCCTGTGACAAACAG TGAGAACCATCAGAAGATTTCTGGAACTACGCCTCAAAGTTCCCCTAAATCTGGAACACCATCAACAAACCCGTCTACTCCTGATACAAGTCCCATTCACCAGGCAGAGTTACTGCCCTTAAACCTTGATGACTTAACA GTGTCAGTTCTTCGGCAGCAGTTGCGGAAACGTGGACTCCCAGTTTCTGGCACTAAGCCTGCATTATTAGAGAGACTTCGTCCTTTCCAGATGCCTCGTCCCTCATTAACACCTGCGCCGCTTTGCCAGCTAGGGGCCAAGCTAGAGTCAACCCACCCTGCCAGCCTCAAACAACTCCCTACCAGCTTAGACCCCTCCGCCAACCCTGCACCAATGTACATCAACCCTTCGGGTTTAGCAGAGCAAAGCCTAGGTAGTGATAGTTACCTCACTTCTCCTTCATCTGCTGGCTCCAGCCCAAACTTACATAGATCCTCCCCTCCAATGCCCTCTGGTACTACTTGGAGGCCAGGCCAGGCAGTAGATGAACTTAGTGTGGAGCTGGAAATGAGAGAGAGGATTAGGAGCAGACCAAGAGGAGGAGCAAAGGacactcag ctgtgcGAAAGTTCCCTTCATCCCTTCCTGCAACAGGAGACAGGATGCACCAGAGGGAAACCAGACACAGGTGGACAGGAACTGCTCTTTTCGTACTGTGCTGGTGATGGAAAA GTGAACTGCTGCCAGCTTTGTGATGTGATTGGTCAAGACTTCGATTTGCCCATGCAGATCACTGCCAGTCCAGCACAAGCATCACCCACTGTTCGGAGTCTGGAAGAGGAACTACAGGAGGCCATTCAAAGAGTGCAG ATGGACCCTAATCAATCCATAGATGACATTTTGGACGAGACTATTAGTTGTTCAG ataactCTTCACTGATCACAGACTTCCAGTCAGCCACTACCATCCTTTCAGGCTCTTCCCCTGCCCCACAGCCTGACCAATCACAGTCCACCAAGCGCCAAAAAGACTACAACTTCCTGTCCTCTCCTCTGTGCTCTTCGCTTCTTTTAGAGCTTCCTCCCTCACCTAACAATGGTCCACCCCTCAGTTCAACACCAGCTCCCCTTCCTCCTCCCCCCATCTGCACCACTCCACCATCCAGCTCACTGTCCAGGAAAAGAAGGTCAGAGGTTCCTGATTTTGACCCCGCTGATTGGCTGGAGTCCTTGACCTCTGGCCTGCAACCGCTAACGCCCCCCACCGCCCCATTTCTAGAGAGCAATTTTGGCCTTGACTCAGACCTGAACGTCAACAGAGTCCTTGACCTGATGGTGGAGCAATGGTGA
- the si:dkeyp-69b9.3 gene encoding myocardin isoform X1 produces the protein MTLLASERSLLIRNKFRSVLQLRIQNRRQQNELNAESGTKASVPDKVREKEASSGLRQTEDGATQKSPPSGLTAQTEPDRGYRGAHRQKKARLAEDLSKKIQSQPGPLELLQRHILPLENTASLPSDVFEDDNYSSASASPEQLGMHQSPGLSSSPGQGGDQSLSDVSSVATPISPNSVQQCRLALLPGTEGISQPMTMTVTGSNSISTTGRPKGMYMPSQTPPLLPKTAQPSAPPSHSILGGSLTSSRPPRPRKPRDSKPKMRKLKYHQYIPPDQRTGTGSGAGSASQKNNSSQSPPTDSSQSHLLQKQQVFLQLQVLNQQQQLPVTNSENHQKISGTTPQSSPKSGTPSTNPSTPDTSPIHQAELLPLNLDDLTVSVLRQQLRKRGLPVSGTKPALLERLRPFQMPRPSLTPAPLCQLGAKLESTHPASLKQLPTSLDPSANPAPMYINPSGLAEQSLGSDSYLTSPSSAGSSPNLHRSSPPMPSGTTWRPGQAVDELSVELEMRERIRSRPRGGAKDTQLCESSLHPFLQQETGCTRGKPDTGGQELLFSYCAGDGKVNCCQLCDVIGQDFDLPMQITASPAQASPTVRSLEEELQEAIQRVQMDPNQSIDDILDETISCSDNSSLITDFQSATTILSGSSPAPQPDQSQSTKRQKDYNFLSSPLCSSLLLELPPSPNNGPPLSSTPAPLPPPPICTTPPSSSLSRKRRSEVPDFDPADWLESLTSGLQPLTPPTAPFLESNFGLDSDLNVNRVLDLMVEQW, from the exons ATGACCTTGCTGGCGTCTGAGAGGTCACTGCTCATCCGCAATAAGTTTCGCTCAG TTCTGCAGTTGAGAATACAGAACCGCAGACAGCAGAATGAACTTAATGCAGAGTCtg GTACAAAGGCCTCCGTCCCTGATAAAGTTAGGGAGAAAGAAGCCAGCAGTGGTTTG CGTCAGACTGAAGATGGTGCCACTCAGAAGTCGCCCCCTAGTGGTCTGACTGCTCAAACTGAACCAG ACAGGGGTTATAGAGGAGCTCACAGGCAAAAGAAGGCCCGTCTGGCTGAGGATCTGAGTAAGAAAATCCAGAGTCAGCCTGGACCACTTGAACTCTTGCAGAGGCATATTCTGCCTCTAGAGAACA CTGCTTCATTGCCATCAGATGTCTTTGAAGATGACAACTACTCGTCTGCCTCTGCATCTCCCGAGCAACTCGGGATGCACCAGTCTCCTGGCTTATCATCATCACCTGGGCAAGGAGGTGACCAATCGCTGAGTGATGTGTCATCTGTTGCTACGCCCATCAGCCCAAACAGTGTACAG CAGTGTAGATTGGCATTGCTCCCGGGAACCGAGGGCATCAGCCAACCAATGACCATGACTGTAACAGGGTCAAACTCCATATCAACAACTGGGAGACCCAAAGGGATGTACATGCCCTCCCAGACACCACCACTGCTGCCAAAG ACAGCacagccttcagctccaccttcTCATTCCATTCTGGGTGGGTCCTTAACTTCATCCCGCCCTCCGCGGCCACGAAAGCCTCGCGATTCAAAACCTAAAATGAGGAAGTTGAAATATCATCAGTACATTCCCCCAGATCAAAGGACGGGGACTGGAAGCGGAGCAGGAAGTGCTTCACAAAAGAATAATAGTAGTCAGTCTCCACCCACTGACTCCTCTCAGTCCCACCTCTTGCAAAAACAGCAGGTGTTCTTACAACTACAAGTTCTTAACCAGCAACAACAGCTCCCTGTGACAAACAG TGAGAACCATCAGAAGATTTCTGGAACTACGCCTCAAAGTTCCCCTAAATCTGGAACACCATCAACAAACCCGTCTACTCCTGATACAAGTCCCATTCACCAGGCAGAGTTACTGCCCTTAAACCTTGATGACTTAACA GTGTCAGTTCTTCGGCAGCAGTTGCGGAAACGTGGACTCCCAGTTTCTGGCACTAAGCCTGCATTATTAGAGAGACTTCGTCCTTTCCAGATGCCTCGTCCCTCATTAACACCTGCGCCGCTTTGCCAGCTAGGGGCCAAGCTAGAGTCAACCCACCCTGCCAGCCTCAAACAACTCCCTACCAGCTTAGACCCCTCCGCCAACCCTGCACCAATGTACATCAACCCTTCGGGTTTAGCAGAGCAAAGCCTAGGTAGTGATAGTTACCTCACTTCTCCTTCATCTGCTGGCTCCAGCCCAAACTTACATAGATCCTCCCCTCCAATGCCCTCTGGTACTACTTGGAGGCCAGGCCAGGCAGTAGATGAACTTAGTGTGGAGCTGGAAATGAGAGAGAGGATTAGGAGCAGACCAAGAGGAGGAGCAAAGGacactcag ctgtgcGAAAGTTCCCTTCATCCCTTCCTGCAACAGGAGACAGGATGCACCAGAGGGAAACCAGACACAGGTGGACAGGAACTGCTCTTTTCGTACTGTGCTGGTGATGGAAAA GTGAACTGCTGCCAGCTTTGTGATGTGATTGGTCAAGACTTCGATTTGCCCATGCAGATCACTGCCAGTCCAGCACAAGCATCACCCACTGTTCGGAGTCTGGAAGAGGAACTACAGGAGGCCATTCAAAGAGTGCAG ATGGACCCTAATCAATCCATAGATGACATTTTGGACGAGACTATTAGTTGTTCAG ataactCTTCACTGATCACAGACTTCCAGTCAGCCACTACCATCCTTTCAGGCTCTTCCCCTGCCCCACAGCCTGACCAATCACAGTCCACCAAGCGCCAAAAAGACTACAACTTCCTGTCCTCTCCTCTGTGCTCTTCGCTTCTTTTAGAGCTTCCTCCCTCACCTAACAATGGTCCACCCCTCAGTTCAACACCAGCTCCCCTTCCTCCTCCCCCCATCTGCACCACTCCACCATCCAGCTCACTGTCCAGGAAAAGAAGGTCAGAGGTTCCTGATTTTGACCCCGCTGATTGGCTGGAGTCCTTGACCTCTGGCCTGCAACCGCTAACGCCCCCCACCGCCCCATTTCTAGAGAGCAATTTTGGCCTTGACTCAGACCTGAACGTCAACAGAGTCCTTGACCTGATGGTGGAGCAATGGTGA
- the LOC127975263 gene encoding transcription factor Sp2-like has protein sequence MSLGQESELSDEGLSLRTEYKDKVTPGVFLVPPQDQTEVIKDYSKQISPKNESDQTSLHENQTVEDKLAHFHENTRSLPTNKQLISEIQSDNSMTEACEVTTKATNIDNISSNDLLEIKVQRQSILNKGFHNDELLSPGGGNHTSKELCIENKTQVVDVAHARGSKLMMDLNAKKEKLEYNKDCIEDHNTHILCNVREEILDIGSNMAVTSSLGQYEEDLVLDLSLPKNKDRNKEMKCEWVVDPEYEGSLHMEVDEIEEEPQHVEVEQEDDNEIRCISSASDTHTYLPQHWDGPLSSSSLEAMPTTSYPNIKTPDPMDTLLIDDQGIPYTLTADGQKVPQIDNMQHAEDLSTQTDLSPGQAEDKPLFTADVQDIADSRLQTLTNSLCPNMSIGHVSVETSQVAPNQEPKSSYSSVALDKPSNMPAMSDLTSVPIQIVANTTGSNTPILLLPPSQLQSLSSQASKTNPGLITLSLPLPLSQNTQSSPMFLVLSSPQVSSTQNSSSPGQLSQISSSSTVALPIGSCPLDLGSTLSSRPSLLSLSTVSSAIATEISGLNNPSNLPVSPTSDSSSTSTVTSTSPTKQFSTDAYSDTSVPTSFREALLRLAVSVEKKQENPPETHLVTTHSCSEATKPDSSAIVHESKNKETEVNCDGETESTSVDQTDSLDTTSSTSPIRPVSPGVLISDPKNQELGPRRILYCQYCPRIFYYLSDLERHSITHSQSKPHVCHLCGKAFKRSSHLERHKHIHTGQRNFVCQLCPRRFRESGELMRHQRVHTGEKPFQCLICHMRFAERNTLRRHTKRKHQGQQLEAIDMKAKPESGGISLAGIQGEPEENAEWYSSTVPEMESDSDTGGE, from the coding sequence ATGTCTCTGGGTCAGGAAAGTGAGTTATCAGATGAGGGACTCTCATTGAGGACTGAGTATAAGGACAAAGTGACCCCAGGTGTGTTTCTTGTTCCACCACAAGATCAGACGGAAGTTATAAAGGATTACAGCAAGCAGATCTCGCCCAAAAATGAATCAGACCAGACGAGTCTTCATGAAAACCAGACTGTTGAAGATAAATTAGCCCATTTTCATGAGAACACAAGGAGTCTACCAACAAACAAGCAGCTGATATCCGAGATACAGTCTGATAACTCTATGACAGAAGCTTGTGAGGTAACAACCAAAGCTACAAACATTGATAACATCTCATCCAATGATTTACTAGAGATTAAGGTTCAACGacaatctattttaaataaaggttttcATAATGACGAACTACTCTCACCTGGTGGAGGCAATCACACAAGCAAGGAGTTGTGTATTGAGAATAAAACACAGGTTGTTGATGTGGCACATGCAAGAGGGAGTAAACTTATGATGGAcctaaatgcaaaaaaagaaaaattagaatataataaaGACTGCATTGAAGATcataacacacacattttatgtaATGTAAGAGAGGAGATACTTGATATAGGAAGTAACATGGCCGTGACAAGTTCTTTGGGACAATATGAAGAAGACCTGGTATTAGATTTAAGCctaccaaaaaataaagaccgAAATAAGGAGATGAAGTGTGAATGGGTTGTAGACCCTGAATATGAAGGTTCACTTCATATGGAAGTTGATGAAATTGAGGAGGAGCCTCAACATGTAGAAGTGGAGCAGGAGGATGATAATGAAATTCGCTGCATTTCATCAGCAAGTGACACTCATACATATCTGCCTCAGCATTGGGATGGACCTCTTTCCTCCTCTTCGCTTGAAGCTATGCCAACTACATCGTATCCCAACATCAAAACCCCAGATCCGATGGATACACTACTTATAGATGATCAGGGCATTCCTTACACACTTACAGCAGATGGACAGAAAGTTCCACAAATTGATAATATGCAACATGCAGAGGACCTCTCTACACAAACAGATCTAAGCCCAGGACAAGCTGAGGATAAGCCCTTATTCACTGCTGATGTACAGGATATTGCAGACTCCAGACTACAAACACTAACCAATTCACTGTGTCCAAATATGTCTATAGGCCATGTCTCAGTGGAAACCTCACAAGTTGCCCCAAACCAGGAGCCAAAATCTTCTTACAGTTCTGTAGCTCTTGATAAACCCTCCAACATGCCTGCTATGTCTGACTTGACATCAGTTCCCATTCAGATTGTGGCTAATACTACTGGGTCAAACACTCccattcttcttcttcctccatcTCAGCTTCAGTCTCTTTCCTCACAGGCCTCCAAAACTAACCCAGGGCTAATTACCCTTTCCTTACCACTTCCTCTGAGTCAGAACACTCAGTCCTCCCCCATGTTCTTAGTTTTGTCATCTCCTCAGGTGTCCTCAACTCAGAATTCGTCTTCGCCTGGGCAGTTATCTCAAATTTCCTCTTCTTCCACTGTTGCACTTCCCATAGGATCTTGTCCACTTGATTTGGGATCTACATTAAGTTCACGTCCGTCACTTCTCAGCCTCAGTACAGTATCCTCTGCCATAGCTACAGAGATCTCAGGACTGAATAACCCTTCTAATCTTCCCGTTAGCCCTACCTCAGATTCCTCTAGCACTTCCACAGTGACCTCTACAAGTCCAACTAAGCAATTCAGCACTGATGCCTACTCCGACACATCAGTGCCCACTTCCTTTCGGGAAGCCCTTCTCAGATTGGCTGTGTCTGTGGAGAAGAAACAAGAAAACCCGCCTGAGACACATTTGGTCACTACTCATTCATGTTCTGAAGCCACCAAGCCGGATTCCTCTGCCATAGTCcatgaaagtaaaaataaagagACAGAGGTAAACTGTGATGGTGAGACTGAGTCTACCTCGGTAGACCAAACAGACTCATTAGATACCACCTCTTCTACGTCACCCATTCGTCCCGTATCACCCGGAGTTTTAATCAGTGACCCAAAGAACCAAGAATTAGGCCCTCGTCGCATTCTTTACTGTCAGTACTGTCCGCGGATCTTTTACTATCTTTCGGACCTTGAGCGCCATTCCATCACACACTCCCAAAGCAAACCCCATGTATGTCACCTTTGTGGCAAGGCGTTCAAAAGATCAAGCCATCTTGAGCGACACAAACACATCCATACAGGTCAGAGAAACTTTGTGTGCCAGCTTTGCCCAAGGCGTTTTCGTGAATCAGGGGAACTAATGAGGCACCAGAGAGTACACACCGGTGAGAAACCCTTCCAGTGCTTAATATGCCACATGCGTTTTGCAGAGCGCAACACACTGAGACGTCACACGAAGCGCAAGCACCAAGGCCAGCAGCTGGAGGCGATAGACATGAAGGCAAAGCCAGAAAGTGGAGGGATTTCCCTTGCTGGTATACAAGGAGAGCCAGAAGAAAATGCAGAGTGGTACAGTTCAACAGTTCCCGAAATGGAGTCTGACAGTGACACAGGGGGAGAATGA